A window of Bacteroides sp. genomic DNA:
AAGCATCAGCGGATTGCAGCCTGCGCTGGCCATCAACCAGAAAACAGTGGTAGCCAACCCCCGGTCAACTGTGGGTACCATGTCGGGCATTTACGATTACCTGCGGTTGCTGTTTGCCCGGACAGGTATGATGCAATGTGTGCATTGTCATCATATCATTAAAAACAGGAAAACAGACCGCTGTGAAAACTGCGGAACGTTTTACCCTGAAATTCAGGCTAAATTATTTTCATTTAATGCCACCTATGGAGCTTGTCCCCATTGTAAAGGACTGGGCATTACCGAACAAATCGATCCGGAAAAACTGATTGCCGATCCAAATAAAACCCTCCGGGAAGGCGCATTGGTTCCAACCACACCCACCGGCTATATCGTGTATTCGCAGGTCAGGGTGGACGAGTTGGACAAAGTTTGCAGGGCGCATGGTTTTTCCGTCGACATCCCCTGGACTGAACTCACAGAAGAGCAACAAAAGGTGGTTATGTTCGGCAGCAATCGGATCAAAATCCTTTTTGGCAAACATTCGCTCGAATCGCGTTTAAAATGGAAAGGCATTACCGCCAAACCTCGTGAAGAAGCTTATTACAAAGGCATGATCCCCATTATGGGGGAGATATTGCATCGTGATCGCAACGACAATATCCTGCGGTTCGCCAGCACCTTCACCTGTAATGCCTGCCATGGAAGCCGTCTCAGGCCGGAGGCTCTTTCCGTCTTTATTGATGGTAAGAATATCAGCGAATTAAGCCAGATGCCATTATCTGAATTGTATGAGTTCCTGAATCACCTGACCCACACCATTTCAGACCAGGAAGTCACGGATCACATCCTCCATCATGCCATCAAACGACTTGAATATTTGCAGCTTTTAGGACTGGAATACCTGAGCCTTTCCCGGACATCAACTACTTTGTCAGGTGGAGAAGCTCAGCGGATCAGGCTGGCATCGCAGGTCGGCAGCGGCCTCCAGGGCATTTTATATATTCTGGATGAGCCTTCCATCGGTTTACATCCAAGGGATAATAAAAGACTGCTGAAAGTGCTGCAATCTTTGCGCGACAATGGCAATACGCTGCTGGTGGTGGAACATGATGAGGAGACCATCAAATCAGCCGACTACCTCATCGATATAGGCCCCAAAGCAGGCATCCACGGCGGTGAAGTGATTTACCAGGGCGACACCTTCAAGCTTTTAAACAACAAGAACAATTACCCCGGAAGTCTGACAGCGAGCACCATATCCATTGATGCTGACAAGAGTGTTTCTAAAACTTCCAGAGCTGGTGATGGCTTCCTCAGCATCCGTGGTGCTTTCAAACACAATCTTAAAAACATTGATGTCGATTTCAAGCTGAACGCTTTCAATGTCGTCACAGGTGTTTCCGGCGCCGGAAAATCAACGCTGGTGCACCACGTACTTGTGCCCAATTTGAAAAGCCATGATGCGAATAAATACTGCAGAAGCATTGAAAGCAGTAAAAAC
This region includes:
- the uvrA gene encoding excinuclease ABC subunit UvrA yields the protein MNKPKTRSLEVVEASENNLKKVSVSIPHNSLTVITGVSGSGKSSLAYDVIFKESQRRFLESFSSYSRQYIGKLEKPEVKSISGLQPALAINQKTVVANPRSTVGTMSGIYDYLRLLFARTGMMQCVHCHHIIKNRKTDRCENCGTFYPEIQAKLFSFNATYGACPHCKGLGITEQIDPEKLIADPNKTLREGALVPTTPTGYIVYSQVRVDELDKVCRAHGFSVDIPWTELTEEQQKVVMFGSNRIKILFGKHSLESRLKWKGITAKPREEAYYKGMIPIMGEILHRDRNDNILRFASTFTCNACHGSRLRPEALSVFIDGKNISELSQMPLSELYEFLNHLTHTISDQEVTDHILHHAIKRLEYLQLLGLEYLSLSRTSTTLSGGEAQRIRLASQVGSGLQGILYILDEPSIGLHPRDNKRLLKVLQSLRDNGNTLLVVEHDEETIKSADYLIDIGPKAGIHGGEVIYQGDTFKLLNNKNNYPGSLTASTISIDADKSVSKTSRAGDGFLSIRGAFKHNLKNIDVDFKLNAFNVVTGVSGAGKSTLVHHVLVPNLKSHDANKYCRSIESSKNISRIIEIDQSPIGRTPRSNPATYTDLFDHIRDIFGNLPESKKRGYKKGRFSFNNKGGRCESCQGAGSIQLGMHFLGDVEIVCETCAGKRFNSDTLEIRYRGKNIYDVLELSVEEAISFFEGEEKVIRILDQLNKLDVGYLKLGQPSTTLSGGEAQRVKLASELYKTSKGHNLYILDEPSVGLHKADISYLMDALNAIVD